The genomic interval CCCACGAGCACGGCCTGGTCCACCGGGACGTGAAGCCCGGCAACATCCTGGTCTCCCGGGGCACCGACAGCGACCATCCGGAGCACGTCTACCTCACCGACTTCGGTCTCACTAAGAAGTCCCTGTCGCTGACCGGGTTCACGACGGTCGGCCAGTTCGTCGGCACCCTCGACTACGTGGCCCCGGAGCAGATCTCCGGCCGCCCGGTCGATGGCCGCTGCGACGTCTACGGCTTTGCGTGCGTGGTCTACGAGTCCCTCACGGGCCATCCGCCCTTCCGCCGCGACGACGACATGGCCCTGCTGTGGGCCCACCAGTACGACGCGCCCCCGGCGTTGACGGAGTGCCGCCCCGAACTCCCCTCCGGGCTCGACGGCGTGTTCACCAAGGGCCTGGCCAAGAGTCCGGACGACCGCCACGACTCGTGTCTGGCCTTCGTCGCGGGCCTTCGCTCGGCCGCGACCGGCGGTCACGCGCCGACGGAGGTCGCCTTCGGGCCCGTAGCACCAGAGGAGACCAGGCCGAAGCTTCCGCCGCGGTGGGCCGAGCCGATGTTCCGAGGAGGTTAGCGGCATCGTGCTGGGCCGCGGCGGCGCCCCTTCACCCGCTGCTGCCCAGGCCGCTCAGCGGCACCCGGCGAGCCAGTACCCTGCGGTGGCGGATGCGCCGGCCGCCTCCTTGCGGTCGAGCTCCCCGGCGTCCACTAGATGGCCGTCCACTCGGTGACGGCCAAGCGGTCTTCCAGAGCCGGCGCCATGCGGTGCCCTCTCCTCGGCTGAGCGCACCCTGTCACGCCCCGCGTCACACGTCAGCCGGTGTGATCTCCCCTTGGCGCCGCACCGGCCGTGCCGACAGCGCGCCCAGGAAGCCGGTGACCAGGCCCCACAGCGCGCCGAGGCCCACCGCCGG from Streptomyces sp. CC0208 carries:
- a CDS encoding serine/threonine-protein kinase, whose protein sequence is MARETSLFSGSPSELVGRQIASYRIEQEIGRGGMAVVYRARDLRLDRTVALKLLAPELARNDTFRNRFSHESRVAAALDHPHIVPVFEAGETDGVLYIAMRYVAGSDLRHLLDRQGPLPLPTALRIAAQVASALDAAHEHGLVHRDVKPGNILVSRGTDSDHPEHVYLTDFGLTKKSLSLTGFTTVGQFVGTLDYVAPEQISGRPVDGRCDVYGFACVVYESLTGHPPFRRDDDMALLWAHQYDAPPALTECRPELPSGLDGVFTKGLAKSPDDRHDSCLAFVAGLRSAATGGHAPTEVAFGPVAPEETRPKLPPRWAEPMFRGG